From the Leucobacter denitrificans genome, one window contains:
- the gltB gene encoding glutamate synthase large subunit, which translates to MPEGRLEIAHLGDTGLHRASDEKDACGLASVVSLEGERSHEIVRLALEALEHLEHRGAVGSDAGTGDGAGILSDIPDELLRARVEQHVVDAGLPEQGSYVTGLAFLPQESATRRAMRFRLDAIAAEEGLDLFAWLPVPTAPEVLGASAREAAPHIEQPIYVAAGSLVNRAALELRAFRVRKRIERETGVYLPSLSSRTIVYKGMVTTLQLPTFYPDLCDERFTSRFAIVHSRYSTNTFPSWHLAQPLRLVAHNGEINTVRGNRNWMRARESGLHSEALGDIRQLTPICSEHGSDSASFDEVLELLVQAGRSLPHALAMMVPEAWETENGLSPELRDFLEYHSLVMEPWDGPAAMIGTDGEQLVATLDRNGLRPGRYQITRDGLLIIASETGVLEFDPERVIKRGRLQPGRMLAVDLASGRMRDDAEVKAELAALEPWGDWLEEGRIRLADLPEREHLVHPPASIVRRQRTFGYTEEDLRLLLTPMARDGIEPLAAMGTDTPIAALSERPRLIFDYFVQQFAQVTNPPLDALREELVTSLVTSIGPQLNLLTQSSAHARQVILDFPIIDNDALARIQHFGEDPTAQRTVTIRGLYPVDYHGKGLSDRLAEMCVEASAAIDAGAEFIIISDRDSDKDLAPVPSLLAISAVHHHLIRAGKRMQVALIAEAGDAREVHHVAALVGYGAAAVNPYLAMESVEALVRSGELTAAGGVELTEAEAVHHLIKALGKGMLKVMSKMGISTVASYCGAQTFEAIGLGQDLIDQYFSGTHSRLGGVGIDVLAAEIAKRHRRAYPDDAASFAGQRLETGGEYRWRRGEEPHLFDPETIYKLQHATRTGRREIFTEYTSRVNEQQERLMTLRGLMKFTPVREPVSIDEVEPVEAIMRRFATGAMSYGSISPEAHETLAIAMNMIGGKSNTGEGGESEERLLDPERRSAIKQVASGRFGVTSMYLTHADEIQIKLAQGAKPGEGGQLPPAKMYPWIARTRHATPGVGLISPPPHHDIYSIEDLKQLIFDLKRANPQARISTKLVSQGGIGAVASGVVKALSDVVLVSGHDGGTGASPMNSLKHAGSPWELGLAETQQTLMLNDLRDRVTLQVDGQLKTGRDVVIAALLGAEEFGFATAPLVVSGCIMMRVCHLDTCPVGVATQNPELRSRFTGQAEHVANFFRFIAAEVREILASLGYRTLDEAVGDTESLNIDEAVRHWKAEGLDLTPILRGPKFAGDVPRRRGAAQDHDLSAHFDNALIDMSADALKFRDPVVITMPIHNTDRAVGTMLGHEVTKRFGSEGLAPGTIDITLTGSAGQSLGAFLPAGIMLRLVGDANDYAGKGLSGGEITMRSFPDAGHTADENVIAGNVIGYGATSGSMWIGGVVGERFLVRSSGATAVVEGTGDHALEYFTGGFALILGPTGRNIGAGMSGGEAVILDLDPLDVNSAELASGALQLEPLSEATREKVRKLLQSHVEQTGSIRAQRLIEDIEADPEAAFARFTRLIPREYSRVLEIRERATREGYDPDGDQAWAQILEANHG; encoded by the coding sequence ATGCCTGAGGGGCGGCTAGAAATTGCTCATCTGGGGGACACCGGTCTGCACCGGGCGTCAGACGAGAAAGACGCGTGTGGGCTTGCATCAGTCGTGTCGCTCGAGGGGGAGCGAAGCCATGAAATCGTTCGTTTGGCACTCGAAGCCCTCGAACATCTTGAGCATCGCGGGGCCGTAGGATCTGATGCGGGTACCGGCGATGGAGCGGGTATTCTGTCTGACATTCCTGACGAGCTGCTTCGAGCACGGGTAGAGCAGCACGTTGTCGACGCGGGTCTGCCTGAGCAAGGCTCGTACGTCACGGGTCTTGCGTTTCTCCCACAAGAGAGCGCAACTCGTCGTGCGATGCGGTTTCGCCTAGACGCAATAGCAGCGGAGGAAGGTCTCGATCTATTCGCATGGCTTCCAGTCCCGACTGCACCTGAAGTGCTAGGTGCGAGTGCGCGTGAAGCGGCTCCACACATTGAGCAACCCATCTACGTCGCTGCTGGCAGCTTGGTGAATCGTGCGGCACTCGAGCTGCGCGCGTTTCGCGTCAGAAAAAGGATCGAACGTGAAACGGGAGTGTACCTACCCTCGCTCTCGTCTCGCACCATTGTGTACAAGGGCATGGTGACGACGCTTCAGTTACCAACCTTTTACCCTGACCTGTGCGACGAACGTTTCACCTCACGGTTCGCGATCGTCCACTCGAGGTACTCGACAAACACATTCCCGTCTTGGCATCTCGCGCAACCGCTGCGCCTCGTAGCGCATAACGGGGAGATCAATACGGTCAGGGGCAACCGCAATTGGATGCGCGCGCGTGAGTCAGGTCTGCATAGTGAAGCACTCGGCGACATTCGCCAGCTCACTCCCATCTGCAGCGAACACGGGAGCGATTCTGCAAGTTTCGATGAGGTGCTTGAGCTGCTCGTTCAGGCAGGCCGCAGCTTGCCTCACGCGCTCGCGATGATGGTGCCTGAGGCCTGGGAGACCGAGAACGGGCTCAGCCCAGAACTCAGAGATTTCCTCGAGTACCACTCACTCGTCATGGAACCGTGGGACGGGCCTGCAGCAATGATCGGCACCGATGGTGAACAACTCGTTGCCACCCTCGACCGAAACGGCCTCCGCCCTGGAAGGTATCAAATCACACGCGATGGGTTGCTCATCATTGCGAGCGAAACAGGCGTACTTGAGTTTGACCCCGAACGCGTGATTAAGAGGGGACGCTTGCAACCCGGGCGAATGCTAGCTGTAGATCTTGCAAGTGGCAGAATGCGCGATGATGCCGAGGTGAAGGCTGAACTTGCTGCGCTCGAACCATGGGGCGACTGGCTTGAAGAAGGAAGAATCCGACTTGCTGATCTTCCTGAGCGGGAGCACCTAGTGCATCCTCCAGCGTCAATTGTCCGTAGACAGCGCACCTTTGGATATACCGAGGAAGACCTGCGACTACTCCTGACTCCTATGGCGCGCGACGGAATCGAACCTCTTGCCGCGATGGGTACTGATACGCCAATTGCAGCACTCAGTGAGCGGCCCAGACTGATCTTTGACTACTTCGTGCAGCAGTTCGCACAGGTAACCAACCCACCTCTTGATGCGTTGCGCGAGGAACTGGTGACAAGCCTTGTCACCAGTATTGGCCCGCAACTGAACTTGCTCACTCAGTCTTCGGCGCACGCGCGTCAGGTCATTCTCGATTTCCCAATTATCGACAATGATGCGCTTGCACGGATCCAGCACTTTGGAGAGGACCCTACTGCCCAGCGCACGGTCACAATCCGCGGGCTGTATCCAGTGGATTACCACGGTAAGGGGCTGAGTGATCGGCTCGCCGAAATGTGCGTGGAGGCGAGCGCTGCTATTGACGCAGGTGCTGAGTTCATCATCATCTCTGACCGTGACTCGGATAAAGATTTGGCACCAGTTCCTTCCCTCCTCGCGATATCGGCGGTGCATCACCACCTCATTCGCGCGGGAAAGCGCATGCAGGTCGCGTTGATCGCTGAGGCCGGCGACGCCCGGGAAGTGCATCACGTCGCAGCACTGGTGGGTTACGGAGCAGCCGCGGTGAACCCATACCTTGCTATGGAGTCGGTGGAAGCTCTCGTTCGTTCGGGAGAGCTCACGGCTGCGGGGGGCGTTGAGCTCACCGAAGCAGAAGCGGTGCACCATCTCATCAAAGCTCTCGGAAAGGGCATGCTCAAAGTAATGAGCAAGATGGGCATCTCCACGGTTGCCTCGTACTGTGGTGCGCAGACCTTCGAAGCTATCGGCTTGGGTCAAGATCTCATCGACCAGTATTTCTCGGGAACGCATTCGAGACTTGGCGGCGTGGGTATTGATGTGCTTGCTGCAGAAATCGCCAAGCGTCACCGCAGGGCTTACCCCGACGATGCAGCTTCGTTTGCAGGGCAGCGTCTAGAAACCGGCGGTGAGTATCGGTGGCGCAGGGGAGAGGAACCGCATCTCTTCGACCCGGAAACCATCTACAAGCTCCAGCACGCTACCCGCACCGGCCGACGCGAGATCTTTACCGAGTACACGAGTCGTGTGAATGAACAACAAGAGCGCCTTATGACGCTCCGTGGACTCATGAAGTTCACTCCAGTTCGCGAACCAGTGTCGATCGATGAGGTTGAGCCGGTTGAAGCAATTATGCGGCGTTTCGCCACGGGGGCGATGAGCTACGGCTCTATTTCGCCTGAGGCTCACGAAACACTCGCTATCGCCATGAACATGATCGGTGGAAAGTCGAACACCGGTGAAGGCGGTGAGAGCGAAGAACGTTTGCTCGACCCTGAGCGCAGGAGCGCAATCAAGCAAGTCGCGTCTGGAAGATTTGGTGTGACGAGCATGTATCTGACTCACGCAGATGAGATTCAGATCAAACTTGCCCAGGGTGCGAAGCCGGGCGAGGGCGGTCAATTGCCTCCGGCGAAGATGTATCCCTGGATCGCGCGCACCCGTCACGCGACTCCTGGCGTCGGCCTTATCTCTCCACCACCTCACCACGACATCTATTCGATCGAAGATCTCAAGCAGCTCATCTTCGACCTGAAACGAGCGAACCCCCAGGCGCGAATCTCGACAAAACTTGTGTCGCAGGGCGGCATCGGTGCAGTCGCTTCAGGGGTCGTGAAAGCTCTTTCTGATGTCGTGCTTGTGTCTGGGCATGACGGCGGCACCGGCGCGAGCCCCATGAATTCTCTGAAGCACGCAGGTTCGCCATGGGAGCTGGGTCTTGCAGAAACGCAGCAGACGCTCATGCTCAACGACCTGCGCGACCGAGTTACACTACAGGTCGATGGTCAGTTGAAGACTGGTCGAGACGTAGTAATCGCGGCTTTGCTGGGTGCCGAAGAATTTGGTTTTGCGACCGCGCCTCTAGTTGTCTCCGGATGCATCATGATGCGGGTATGTCATCTCGACACCTGTCCAGTGGGGGTGGCAACTCAAAACCCTGAGCTCCGGTCACGGTTCACCGGGCAGGCCGAACACGTCGCGAACTTCTTCCGCTTCATCGCGGCTGAGGTTCGCGAGATCCTGGCATCGCTCGGATACCGCACCCTTGATGAGGCAGTGGGAGACACAGAGTCGCTGAACATCGATGAGGCCGTGCGCCACTGGAAGGCAGAAGGCCTCGACCTCACGCCTATTCTGCGGGGGCCAAAGTTTGCAGGCGATGTTCCTCGGCGACGAGGTGCCGCGCAAGATCACGACTTGAGTGCTCATTTCGACAACGCGCTGATAGACATGTCGGCTGACGCGCTGAAGTTCCGTGATCCCGTGGTGATCACCATGCCGATTCACAATACTGACCGTGCGGTCGGAACCATGCTCGGACACGAAGTCACCAAGCGCTTCGGCTCGGAGGGGCTGGCACCAGGAACGATTGACATCACACTTACCGGGTCGGCCGGGCAATCGCTCGGCGCGTTCCTACCTGCGGGCATCATGCTTCGACTTGTCGGTGATGCGAATGATTATGCAGGCAAGGGCCTGTCCGGTGGCGAGATCACCATGCGCTCATTTCCTGACGCTGGTCACACCGCAGACGAGAACGTCATCGCCGGAAACGTGATCGGTTACGGTGCGACGAGCGGTTCTATGTGGATCGGCGGTGTTGTTGGCGAGCGGTTCCTCGTTCGTAGTTCGGGAGCAACTGCTGTCGTCGAAGGTACTGGCGATCACGCCCTTGAATACTTCACGGGTGGCTTTGCGCTGATACTCGGCCCCACAGGCCGCAATATTGGCGCGGGCATGTCTGGCGGCGAAGCAGTGATCCTCGACCTCGATCCACTCGATGTGAACTCAGCTGAGCTTGCGAGTGGGGCGCTTCAACTCGAGCCGCTCTCTGAAGCAACTCGTGAAAAAGTTCGCAAGCTTCTGCAGAGTCATGTTGAGCAGACCGGTTCCATCCGGGCACAGCGGCTCATTGAGGACATTGAGGCGGATCCGGAAGCAGCGTTTGCCCGATTTACCCGACTCATTCCGCGCGAGTATTCTCGCGTGCTCGAAATCCGGGAACGTGCCACGCGCGAAGGGTACGACCCAGACGGTGACCAGGCTTGGGCGCAGATCTTGGAGGCAAATCATGGCTGA
- a CDS encoding DEAD/DEAH box helicase has product MNDTALSHFESRLGYKLDSFQVTACERLEAGRSVLVAAPTGSGKTTVAEFAVYLARRERDTRIFYTAPIKALSNQKFHELCAEYGEDEVGLLTGDVNLRGDAPIVVMTTEVLRNMIYANSPALHDLSFVVLDEVHYLGDRFRGAVWEEIILHLPQSVRIVSLSATVSNAEEFGDWMHAVRGETDVILSEHRPVPLYQHVLTSKALEPLFVDKQGNHASGGRVNPELRMLSGRGRSSARTDDARRGGRYGGKRERNGAPRRRSKRISRGDIARALDETRLLPAIVFIFSRNGCDQAVRQCITEGITLTTRDEREQIRKIAFEVTDSLSDEDRRVLGVREWIAGLERGVAAHHAGLLPSFKAVIEQLFQRRLVKLVFATETLALGINMPARAVVIERLDKFNGEQRVPLTSGEFTQLTGRAGRRGIDVEGHAVVVWSDAVDLDALSHLAGARSFPVRSSFRPTANMAVNLLQRLSYDQARETLELSFAQFQADRAVVDQARELQAEQASLQGYEAAAARAHGSDKKRWEDRARKLRRQIERGRRQVANRTGTIARTFERVVEELLELGYLAGSTRKDSLEVTPWGELLRRIYGDRDLLVAECLRDDLWRGLDARGLAAMCCALTYEPRRDEETDSRGPGGVFGQAFDRVLDRWVMLDDLADRYRLPRADMPHAGLAGAMYSWAKGATLERVLEESGLGAGDFVRWTKQTIDLLDQIAQACEVGIAHADLEHDIDRLGSLARTAREAKRAVRRGIVEASSTS; this is encoded by the coding sequence GTGAACGATACAGCGCTTTCACACTTCGAGTCGCGCTTAGGCTACAAGCTCGATAGCTTCCAGGTGACTGCCTGCGAGCGCCTCGAGGCCGGGCGAAGTGTGTTGGTCGCTGCACCAACAGGTTCAGGCAAGACCACGGTTGCGGAGTTTGCGGTGTATCTTGCGCGGCGCGAGCGTGACACCCGGATTTTCTACACGGCGCCGATCAAAGCGCTGTCGAACCAGAAGTTTCACGAGCTGTGTGCCGAATATGGTGAGGATGAGGTCGGTCTTCTCACAGGCGACGTGAATCTTCGCGGTGACGCGCCTATCGTCGTCATGACAACCGAAGTGCTGCGCAACATGATTTACGCAAACTCACCAGCACTTCACGACCTCTCCTTCGTGGTGCTCGACGAAGTCCACTACTTAGGTGACAGGTTTCGGGGTGCAGTGTGGGAAGAGATTATTCTGCACCTGCCTCAGTCCGTGCGCATCGTCTCGCTGTCTGCCACGGTGTCGAACGCCGAGGAGTTCGGCGACTGGATGCACGCGGTGCGTGGCGAGACCGACGTCATTCTTTCTGAACATCGACCGGTGCCGCTGTATCAGCATGTGCTTACGTCAAAAGCGCTTGAGCCGCTTTTCGTTGACAAGCAGGGTAATCATGCCTCGGGCGGCAGGGTAAACCCAGAGCTTCGCATGCTCAGTGGTCGGGGCCGCAGTAGCGCCCGCACTGATGATGCCCGTCGGGGCGGTAGGTACGGTGGCAAACGCGAGCGCAATGGAGCACCGCGTAGGCGAAGCAAGCGTATCTCGCGGGGTGACATCGCCCGCGCCCTTGACGAAACTCGGCTGCTGCCCGCTATCGTCTTTATCTTCAGCAGAAATGGTTGTGACCAGGCGGTTCGGCAGTGCATCACTGAGGGAATCACACTCACCACTCGAGATGAACGCGAGCAAATCCGCAAGATCGCATTCGAGGTGACCGACTCCCTGAGCGACGAAGACCGTCGCGTGCTCGGAGTCCGTGAGTGGATCGCAGGGCTCGAACGCGGTGTTGCGGCGCACCACGCTGGCCTGCTTCCCTCATTCAAAGCTGTCATCGAGCAACTGTTTCAGCGCAGGCTCGTCAAGCTCGTTTTCGCTACCGAAACACTGGCGCTCGGCATCAACATGCCTGCTCGTGCGGTGGTCATCGAACGCCTCGATAAGTTCAATGGTGAGCAACGGGTTCCACTCACGTCGGGGGAGTTCACCCAGCTCACTGGTCGCGCTGGCCGTCGAGGTATCGACGTAGAGGGCCACGCTGTCGTCGTGTGGAGTGACGCGGTCGACCTCGATGCGCTCTCGCATCTTGCCGGTGCGCGCTCGTTCCCCGTGCGCTCAAGTTTCCGTCCAACTGCGAATATGGCGGTGAATCTTCTTCAGCGACTTTCGTACGATCAGGCGAGAGAGACGCTCGAACTCTCATTCGCTCAATTCCAGGCGGATCGCGCGGTAGTTGATCAGGCCCGCGAGCTGCAGGCAGAGCAGGCTTCGCTACAGGGGTATGAAGCGGCCGCTGCACGCGCTCACGGGTCAGACAAGAAGCGCTGGGAAGATCGCGCACGCAAGCTCCGTAGGCAGATCGAGCGGGGGCGTCGCCAGGTCGCGAACCGCACGGGGACAATTGCGCGAACGTTCGAGCGGGTGGTCGAGGAACTTCTTGAGCTTGGGTACCTCGCGGGTTCTACACGAAAAGACTCGCTTGAGGTGACACCGTGGGGAGAATTGCTTCGCCGAATCTACGGTGATCGAGATCTTCTCGTCGCAGAGTGTTTGCGCGACGACCTCTGGCGAGGACTCGACGCTCGCGGACTAGCGGCAATGTGCTGCGCGCTCACGTACGAGCCACGCCGCGACGAAGAAACCGATAGTCGAGGCCCCGGAGGCGTGTTCGGGCAGGCGTTCGACAGAGTGCTCGACCGCTGGGTCATGCTCGATGATCTTGCCGACAGATACCGGCTGCCACGCGCTGATATGCCTCACGCTGGCCTCGCCGGTGCCATGTATAGCTGGGCAAAGGGTGCGACGCTCGAGAGGGTGCTCGAGGAAAGCGGCTTGGGCGCGGGCGACTTCGTGAGATGGACAAAACAGACGATCGATTTGCTCGATCAGATTGCGCAGGCCTGCGAAGTCGGAATTGCGCATGCAGACCTTGAGCACGATATCGACCGACTCGGCAGTCTCGCGCGTACCGCCCGTGAAGCAAAACGAGCCGTCAGGCGCGGAATTGTCGAGGCCTCGAGCACATCGTGA
- a CDS encoding RNA polymerase-binding protein RbpA: MADRTLRGSRIGSTSLQGEAGVELSPRRSVEYLTDSGKRFTVVFDADAEPPPEWADQRTGEIGFLDDEAGQAAREEFEGKGTTQRTPWDMLIERRSREELEELLDERLKLLRARRGSAEPE, translated from the coding sequence ATGGCCGATCGAACACTCCGAGGGTCCCGTATTGGGTCCACGAGCTTGCAAGGTGAAGCTGGCGTCGAGCTCTCACCTCGACGATCTGTGGAATACCTCACTGACAGCGGCAAGCGATTCACAGTTGTATTTGACGCTGACGCCGAGCCTCCCCCCGAGTGGGCAGATCAGCGCACCGGCGAGATCGGCTTTCTCGATGACGAGGCGGGTCAGGCTGCCCGCGAAGAGTTCGAGGGCAAAGGAACAACGCAGCGTACTCCGTGGGACATGCTCATTGAACGCCGCTCGCGCGAGGAGCTCGAAGAGTTGCTTGACGAGCGGTTGAAGTTACTGCGCGCGCGTCGTGGATCGGCGGAGCCGGAATAG
- the tatC gene encoding twin-arginine translocase subunit TatC, which produces MATETRGRRNEGRMSLGEHLVELRKRLIIAAAGLLVGLVAGWLLAERVWDILRRPIDDLQEQGRDAVLAYNSITEAFDLKVQIALFIAVVITCPVWLYQIWAFLAPGLTRREKLYGVGFIGAAVPLFLAGVFAAWYVLPNIVLLLSTFQPTEDAYYQSARVYIDFVLKLLLAVGAGFVMPVVLVMLNFLGVIKGKTILKGWRVAILVIVLFAAITTPAVDITSMFLLAVPMVILYFVAVGIALLHDKRVDKRRAEEFAEYGIDLSEPDLSDDSDNGGGKA; this is translated from the coding sequence ATGGCAACTGAGACGCGCGGCCGACGCAATGAAGGACGGATGAGCCTCGGCGAACACCTCGTCGAGTTGCGTAAGCGACTTATCATCGCGGCGGCCGGGTTGCTGGTCGGCCTTGTTGCCGGGTGGCTGCTCGCGGAGCGAGTGTGGGACATACTGCGCAGGCCGATCGATGATCTTCAAGAACAGGGTCGCGACGCCGTACTCGCATACAACTCGATAACTGAAGCATTCGATCTGAAGGTGCAAATCGCGCTGTTTATCGCGGTTGTCATCACTTGTCCGGTGTGGCTGTACCAAATTTGGGCATTTCTTGCCCCGGGTCTGACCCGTCGCGAGAAGCTCTACGGTGTGGGATTTATTGGGGCGGCTGTGCCCCTCTTTCTTGCCGGTGTATTTGCGGCCTGGTACGTGTTGCCCAACATCGTGCTCTTGCTCTCGACGTTCCAACCAACCGAAGATGCGTACTATCAGAGCGCGCGAGTTTATATCGATTTTGTGCTCAAGCTTCTGCTCGCGGTGGGGGCCGGGTTCGTCATGCCAGTTGTGCTGGTGATGCTGAATTTCCTTGGCGTCATTAAAGGAAAAACGATCCTCAAAGGCTGGCGCGTCGCAATTCTTGTCATCGTGTTGTTCGCAGCAATCACCACTCCCGCCGTTGACATCACCAGCATGTTTTTGCTCGCGGTTCCCATGGTTATCTTGTACTTCGTCGCGGTGGGCATAGCGCTGCTGCACGACAAGCGGGTTGATAAACGCCGTGCCGAAGAGTTTGCTGAGTATGGAATAGACCTCAGTGAACCCGACCTGTCAGATGATTCAGATAACGGTGGCGGGAAGGCCTAG
- a CDS encoding helix-turn-helix transcriptional regulator, giving the protein MRKSLSANERVILLLSLVPYLREHGPTQLQELAETFDVDERVLRKLITFLGTAGIPGETLAYQHDDLFDIDWQAFESQGIVSLTHTVAVDETPRFTGAETAALLAGLHALKPILSTDDARLAKSLAKRLAQAMELSEVPTVSVQSGEYDAMLQKLTSAIENSLTVRFAYRDAEGVETSRTVQPSTLVEREGTWYLRGFAQERDAERTFRVSQISDLETLDEFVPIHNASDGTSREGEEIHAYVPERLLPSIRGFAPEVVKDPLTPPGHVRVRFEAWHSGAAVRLVQHGVGAIEILSPPSAREAAREWVLRALEANAGNGKTPDQNR; this is encoded by the coding sequence ATGCGTAAGTCACTCTCAGCAAACGAACGAGTAATCCTGCTCCTCTCACTCGTGCCGTATCTGCGTGAACACGGGCCCACTCAGCTGCAAGAACTTGCCGAAACGTTTGACGTCGATGAACGTGTGTTGCGAAAGCTCATCACATTTTTAGGTACCGCCGGAATACCGGGGGAGACGCTGGCGTATCAACACGACGACCTGTTCGATATTGACTGGCAAGCCTTCGAGTCACAGGGCATTGTTTCACTTACCCACACCGTCGCCGTCGACGAAACTCCACGGTTCACGGGCGCTGAAACCGCGGCGCTGCTTGCTGGCCTCCACGCGCTCAAGCCCATACTTTCAACAGATGACGCACGCTTGGCTAAATCATTGGCAAAGCGGCTTGCGCAGGCCATGGAACTCAGTGAGGTTCCGACAGTGTCCGTGCAGAGCGGCGAGTACGACGCGATGCTCCAAAAACTTACTTCGGCAATTGAGAATAGCCTCACCGTTCGATTCGCGTATCGCGATGCCGAGGGCGTCGAGACCTCTCGAACCGTGCAACCGAGCACACTCGTGGAACGCGAAGGCACCTGGTATCTCCGCGGATTTGCGCAAGAACGCGACGCAGAGAGAACGTTTCGGGTGAGCCAGATTTCTGACCTGGAAACGCTTGACGAGTTCGTGCCGATCCACAATGCAAGTGACGGGACAAGTCGTGAGGGCGAGGAGATACATGCGTACGTACCAGAGCGGCTCTTACCTTCGATTCGAGGATTTGCGCCAGAAGTAGTGAAGGACCCTTTGACGCCGCCCGGGCACGTGCGGGTGCGATTCGAAGCCTGGCATTCAGGTGCGGCGGTGCGGCTTGTTCAGCACGGTGTCGGCGCTATCGAGATCCTCTCGCCTCCGAGTGCTCGGGAGGCCGCGAGGGAATGGGTTCTGCGAGCGCTAGAAGCTAACGCTGGCAACGGTAAAACTCCAGACCAAAACCGATAA
- the lnt gene encoding apolipoprotein N-acyltransferase — translation MRTAFSEGRLPWWIAVPLAALGGWCFDLANPDTSVWPLVFPSVLLILAAWWQQRPGVAMLAGLAAGSAFWLPHISWLTLYLGPIPWLALSTVMVAWFVLQGLCTAWATRGIRTLPWFRRRPTWLLVAQALTVAGVWVLREGVQGVWPYGGFPWGRVAHVLAESPLSALVSWVGFAGLSAVIVVVCAAVVGGSISVFPCTSSAWRAFIPAGVAVAILAAATLIPVASLPNHESLRVAAIQGNSKSGIFDDRENGDVFADHVRATEELLDALEVDNEHVDVIVWPENAGEFALTDNPLRGREVALLSKRADAQIVIGTVLADPDGSYTNSSVVWGPTGQQQPKETSRYDKRFPVPFAEYMPNRDFFHALVPDLVDLVQLEYRTGTTPTVMPVDTQFGDVLAGIAICFDIIFDEQAENMVQEGAELILAQSNNADFGRTDENVQQLQIARLRAIETGRAVVNISTVGTSAIIAPDGHDIATIPAFIEGAVVADVPLVSGSTPALRYGATISLVWMLIGGAGLLAGGVGLFRLRRSTTRAQ, via the coding sequence GTGAGAACCGCATTTTCTGAGGGCCGTTTGCCCTGGTGGATCGCGGTGCCGTTAGCTGCGCTCGGAGGCTGGTGCTTTGACCTCGCGAACCCAGATACAAGCGTTTGGCCGCTTGTATTTCCGAGTGTGCTGTTGATTCTGGCCGCCTGGTGGCAGCAACGCCCGGGAGTCGCAATGCTCGCTGGTCTGGCTGCAGGCTCGGCGTTCTGGCTGCCCCATATCTCGTGGTTGACCCTGTATCTTGGGCCGATACCATGGCTCGCACTGAGCACGGTCATGGTGGCCTGGTTCGTGTTGCAGGGCCTGTGCACTGCGTGGGCAACGCGTGGCATTCGAACGCTGCCCTGGTTTCGGCGCAGGCCAACTTGGCTGCTCGTCGCCCAGGCGCTCACCGTCGCTGGTGTGTGGGTGCTTCGTGAAGGCGTGCAGGGTGTCTGGCCATATGGCGGGTTTCCTTGGGGACGAGTGGCGCATGTGCTCGCTGAGAGTCCGCTATCTGCGCTCGTTTCATGGGTCGGTTTTGCCGGTCTGAGCGCGGTAATTGTGGTTGTGTGCGCCGCAGTTGTCGGTGGATCGATCTCGGTCTTTCCGTGCACGTCATCTGCCTGGCGTGCATTCATCCCTGCAGGGGTCGCTGTCGCGATACTCGCTGCGGCAACTTTGATTCCGGTCGCCTCGCTACCAAACCACGAATCCTTACGTGTCGCAGCTATTCAAGGAAACTCCAAGTCAGGCATTTTCGATGACCGTGAAAACGGAGATGTGTTTGCCGACCACGTACGAGCCACAGAGGAGTTACTCGATGCTCTCGAAGTCGATAACGAGCACGTAGACGTGATTGTGTGGCCTGAAAATGCGGGGGAGTTCGCACTCACAGATAACCCGTTGAGGGGTCGTGAGGTCGCACTGCTCTCGAAGCGAGCGGATGCGCAGATCGTTATTGGAACAGTCTTGGCGGATCCGGACGGGAGCTATACCAACAGCTCTGTTGTATGGGGGCCGACTGGCCAGCAGCAGCCTAAAGAGACCAGTCGCTACGATAAACGCTTCCCAGTGCCATTCGCCGAGTACATGCCCAATCGTGACTTCTTTCACGCGCTCGTGCCTGATCTCGTGGACCTTGTACAACTCGAGTACCGAACCGGTACGACACCAACAGTGATGCCCGTGGATACTCAGTTCGGAGATGTGCTGGCTGGGATTGCCATCTGCTTCGACATTATTTTTGATGAGCAAGCAGAGAACATGGTTCAAGAAGGTGCCGAACTCATCCTTGCTCAGTCGAACAATGCTGACTTTGGGCGAACGGATGAGAACGTGCAGCAGCTGCAAATTGCCAGGCTGAGAGCGATAGAAACCGGGCGTGCAGTTGTCAATATTTCTACGGTCGGTACAAGTGCAATCATCGCACCAGACGGGCACGATATTGCGACCATCCCCGCGTTCATCGAGGGTGCAGTAGTTGCTGACGTACCGCTTGTGTCGGGATCCACACCGGCGTTGCGCTACGGCGCAACGATCTCACTCGTGTGGATGCTCATCGGTGGTGCAGGTTTGCTCGCCGGTGGCGTAGGTCTATTCCGGCTCCGCCGATCCACGACGCGCGCGCAGTAA